A region of the Bacteroidota bacterium genome:
TGTGGGTGATTTTTACTGGTTGGCAGGTAATCCGATTATTACACCGGCAAGTATTTCCAGCGTTACAGTAAATAATCCTACTGTGGAATTAACTGAAACAACAACATTTACATTAACCGTAACAAGCCCTGATGGTTGTTCCGAAACTGATGATGTTACTATTTATGTGACACAATATACCATTGTGGAAGTGCCTAATGCATTTTCACCGAATGGCGACGGTTATAACGATGAAATTTTTGTGTTGAATCACGAAGTAAGTGAGTTGCTGGAATACACCATTTATAATCGTTACGGTCAAATTGTATTTACAACAAGCGATATTAATGGTGGTTGGAATGGTATGGTAGGAAATGATGAAGCGGAAATCGGTACTTATATCTACCTGGTTCGCGCTTATGATATGGATGGAGTTTTAATTCAACGACAAGGAAATATTACTTTAGTAAGGTAATTTCTCATACAACTTAATACTTGAATAAGTAGCTTTGCACTGAATTTTATTCAGCATGAAAAAGCTACTTATTTTTTTTGTAATTATTTCAGCACTTTCATTTGCAAGTTGCTCACAATCTGATAAATCAAACCCTGCAACTCCTGCTGCTGTTGTAACTCCGGGCGAACAGGTTTATATTAAACATTGCAAATTATGCCACGGCAGTAAGGGCGATCTTGGTTTAAGTGGTGCTGCAAACCTGAAAATTTCAGCACTTAATGTTGGTGAAGTTACACAGGTAGTTGCAGAAGGTAGAAAAGCCATGCCGGCCTGGAAAACGCAGCTTACACCTGAAGAAATTCAACTGGTTGCAAATTATGTTGTGACCCTGCGAAAAAATTAAATCTTGATACCCGAAAAAAAGTTGAACATAATTGGATTAATGTCGGGAAGTTCACTCGATGGGTTAGATATTGCTTATTGCGAAATAATTACCGGTAGTCGTTTTCAATTTAAAATTATTGCTGCAGATACAATTGCGTTTAATGCAAATGAGCAATTAAAACTGCGCAATATTGTTCCCGATATTTTTAATGATTATAAATACGAACATCAATTTTTTGCTGAGTTATCTGCAAAAGCGGTAAATGTTTTTTTGGGAGATAATAATTTATCCAAGCCGGATATTATTGCATCACATGGACATACTGTTTATCATTTTCCTGCTCAGGGTAAAACTTGTCAGATTGGAGATGGACAATTACTTGCAGATTTAACCGGATGTAAAGTAATTAATAATTTTCGGCAGGCGGATATTGATGCAGGTGGACAGGGAGCGCCATTGGTGCCAATTTGCGATAAATTATTTTTTACGGATTATGATGCTTGTTTAAACATTGGCGGGATATCCAATATTTCTTTCGAAACAAAAAACGGACGTATTGGTTTTGATATTTGTGGTGCTAATCAATTACTCAATTATATTGCATCAACAGTAGGTCTAGAATACGATGAAAACGGAGAACTGGCGGAAGCAGGTAAAATTGATATCGATTTATTGGATGCATTAAACAACTGCAGTTATTTTGAAATGCCTTATCCGAAATCGCTGGATAATCATTTTGTTCGAAAATATTTTGTTGACCGTATTGCCGCCTGTGATATTCCTGTTAACGATAAACTTGCAACGGCAACTGCACATATCGCCCAACAAATTGCAGCAGTAATAATTAAACATAAAGCAGAAATTAAAAGTGATTATAAAATATTAGTTACCGGTGGCGGCGCATTTAATGGTTTTTTAATTAAAAGCATTGAAGAAGCTGCACAAATAAAAATAAATTTGCCGGCAACTGAAATTATTCAATTTAAAGAATCGCTGGCAATGTGTTTAATGGGGGCGTTGCGATTATTAAATCAACCAAATTTTTTACCTTCGGTAACAGGAGCAACTGTTGCTGTAAGCGGAGGTGAAATATTTTTACCGAATACGAAACGGAATTAAAAAAATAAAATAATGTCAATACATCTGATTACCTTTCAATCATGATATTAGTAACCGGAGCAAATGGATTAGTGGGCAGTTATTTATGTCGTTTTCTTGTAAATCAAGGCAATCAGGTGCGTGCTATTAAACGACCGGAAAGTAATTTGCGTTTGGTTGCTGATATTGCAAATAAAATTGAATGGGTAGATGGCGATGTGAATGATATTAGCAGCTTGGATGATGCCATGCTGGGTGTGGAACAAATTTATCATTGTGCTGCGGTGATTTCATATGTGGGAAAAAATGCCAATCATTTAATGCAGGTAAATGTAGAAGGAACGGCAAATGTGGTGAATTTGGCGCTGGATAATAATATTAAAAAACTGGTACACATCAGTTCCATAGCAGCACTGGGAAGAACCGGAAAAAAAGATGAAATAGTAACCGAAGCAACACCCTGGGACCGCAAAAATTTAACCTCCGATTATTCTATCAGTAAGTTTCTTGCAGAGCGGGAAGTGTGGCGTGCAATGGCTGAAGGATTAAATGCAGTGATTGTAAATCCATCTATAATTGTTGGTGCCGGAAACTGGGATAGTGGTTCCTGTAAATTATTTACAACTATTTACAACGGATTTAAATATTATACTAACGGTGTAACCGGTTATGTTGATGTTCGTGATGTGTTAAATTTGTTACCGGTTAATGGAAAGCGAAATTACCGGTGAACGATTTATTTTAAATGCTGAAAATGTTTCGTATCAGCAATTTTTGGGCGACATTGCAAAAAATTTAAAGGTGCAGGGGCCAACTGTTTTGGCTGGAAAAACATTATCGGGTTTAGCCTGGCGGGCAGAATGGATTAAATCACTTTTTAGCGGTAAAGAGCCATCTGTTACAAAACAAACTGCAACAATTGCAAATAAAAAAGTGTTTTTCGATAATAAAAAAATACGTGAAACTTTAAACTACGAATTTATACCGGTTGCAAAAAGTATTGCAGATGCAGCGAAAAGTTTTAATATGGA
Encoded here:
- a CDS encoding NAD-dependent epimerase/dehydratase family protein, whose translation is MILVTGANGLVGSYLCRFLVNQGNQVRAIKRPESNLRLVADIANKIEWVDGDVNDISSLDDAMLGVEQIYHCAAVISYVGKNANHLMQVNVEGTANVVNLALDNNIKKLVHISSIAALGRTGKKDEIVTEATPWDRKNLTSDYSISKFLAEREVWRAMAEGLNAVIVNPSIIVGAGNWDSGSCKLFTTIYNGFKYYTNGVTGYVDVRDVLNLLPVNGKRNYR
- a CDS encoding cytochrome c, with product MKKLLIFFVIISALSFASCSQSDKSNPATPAAVVTPGEQVYIKHCKLCHGSKGDLGLSGAANLKISALNVGEVTQVVAEGRKAMPAWKTQLTPEEIQLVANYVVTLRKN
- a CDS encoding anhydro-N-acetylmuramic acid kinase, which gives rise to MSGSSLDGLDIAYCEIITGSRFQFKIIAADTIAFNANEQLKLRNIVPDIFNDYKYEHQFFAELSAKAVNVFLGDNNLSKPDIIASHGHTVYHFPAQGKTCQIGDGQLLADLTGCKVINNFRQADIDAGGQGAPLVPICDKLFFTDYDACLNIGGISNISFETKNGRIGFDICGANQLLNYIASTVGLEYDENGELAEAGKIDIDLLDALNNCSYFEMPYPKSLDNHFVRKYFVDRIAACDIPVNDKLATATAHIAQQIAAVIIKHKAEIKSDYKILVTGGGAFNGFLIKSIEEAAQIKINLPATEIIQFKESLAMCLMGALRLLNQPNFLPSVTGATVAVSGGEIFLPNTKRN